GCAATAATATCGGAACAATTTTCAATCCCGAAAAATAATCTTCACCTATGAAATATTTAACAATATCAATATAAAGCGTTATTACTAGAAAAATAAATGAACATATAATTACAAAATATTTCATCACATCGGCATATAAATTTTTAGCATTTTCCTTTTGCGAATTAGAAAAGAAAAACGGCTCGGCAGCAAATCGAAATGCCTGAATGAAAATTGTCATCATAATCGAAATTTTGTAACAGGCACCATAAATTCCGAGTTCGTGCATTGAGATATTTCTGGGAAGCAAATATTTAAGTAAAATTCTATCCATGGTTTCATTTACATTCCCCGCCAACCCGACTATCAACAAAGGCAATGCGTAAGGCATCATTTTTTTCCAAAGAGAAAAGTCAAATTTGAAATTTATCCTGAGCATTTCGGGCAGCAATATTATAATAGTTGCTATACTTGAAATAAGGTTTGCAATAAAAACGTAACCTACTCCTACTTTTCCTTTGAAAACAAGATTTACAAAATCAGGCATAATATTGTGCTTGTATAAATACGGGCATAATAAAAGAAAAAATAAATTGAAAAAAATATTAACACCAATCCCCACTACTTTTACAATTACGAATTTTTTTGCTTTGTTTTCCTGTCTGAGTTTTGCAAAAGGAACCGACGAAAGTGCATCAAGCGATATGATTAAAGCAAAATAAATAATATATTCGCTGTTATTCGGGTACCTTATTGCAGAGGCTATAGGTTGTGCAAATATTGTTGAAACGGCAACAAAGAAAAATGAAGTGAAAAATAAAGAAATTAACGAAGTGCTGTAAACCGATTTTTTATCATTGTCAATTGTAAACCTGAAAAAAGTTGTTTCCATTCCATAAGTGAGAATTACTATAAGAAAAGCCACATAAGCATACATTTCGCTAATAGTTCCGAAATCGGAAGTTACAAAAACCCTTGTATGAATGGGAACTAAAAGGTAATTGAGCAATCGTCCAACAATACTGCTTAATCCATAAATGGCAGTTTGACCGGCAAGTTTCTGAAGTTGACTCAAAATTTTAATTTATTTGTTAAAGGCAAAGTTATGGATATTTATTATTTTTACCACTTTAAAATAAAAATTAATGTTGCTTGCTGAAAACCTTAATATCAAAGATTTTTCATATACTCTTCCCTTGGAAAGAATTGCTCAATTCCCATTGAAAGAAAGAGATGATTCTAAATTACTTGTTTTCAAAGACAACAAAATCAGTGAGAATATATTTAAAAATATTTCCAAATATCTTCCCGAAAATTCATTAATGATTTTCAATGATACAAAAGTAATTCAGGCGAGAATATTTTTAAAAAAACCAAGCGGTGCAAAAATCGAAATATTCTGTCTTGAGCCGCAGGATGAATATAACATTGCTTTTGAAAAAAAAGGAAACTGCAAATGGAAGTGTTTTATAGGAAACGCAAGTAAATGGAAAACCGGATTACTTTTCAATAAAATAAAACATGACAATAAAGAAATATGTTTATCGGCAAATCAATTGTACTGCGAAAAAGATTTTTTCATTGTTGAATTCTGCTGGCAACCCGAAAATCTTTCATTTGCCGAAATAATTGACATGTTCGGACAAACTCCGCTTCCTCCATACATCAAACGTTTTTCCGATGATACCGACAAAAATAAATATCAGACAATTTATGCAAAAGAAAAGGGTTCAGTTGCCGCTCCCACAGCCGGGTTGCATTTTACAAAAAATGTTATTGAAGAAATAAAAAAGAAAAAAATAAATTTCTCAAACATCACTTTGCATGTTGGAGCAGGTACTTTCAAACCGGTAAAAAGCAGTATTGAAAATCATAAAATGCATACTGAATTTTTTTTTATAAGCAAAGAATTCTTGATAACGCTGATAAATAACAAATATAAAAATATTATTTCAGTAGGAACAACAACTTTACGAACTTTGGAAAGCTTGTATTTTATGGGAGTAAAACTTAAAGTTGATAAAGATTTTCGGGATAATGAAATTTTATTTCTTGAACAATGGGAAGCTTATCAAGATAATTACAATATTGGTATTTCATTTGAAGAATCATTAAATTATTTATTGGAATATTTGAAAAATAAGAATAAAACAATATTATCAGCACGAACAAGTTTAATTATTATTCCCGGTTATAAATTTAAAACAGCAAATTATCTTATTACAAATTTTCATATGCCACAAAGCACATTATTGTTATTGGTTGCTGCATTTATAGGCGACAAATGGGAAAATGTTTATATTTATGCTTTAAAAAATAATTTTCGTTTTCTCAGTTATGGCGACAGTTGTGTGTTTCAGAGATTTTTTTAACTTTTTAACAAAATTTATTAAAAAAAACTTTACAACCCCCCCTCTGATTTCATACATTTGTTGTTAAACTAAAAAATATAAAAAGATGAAATTATCGGATTTCAGATATCATTTACCATCTGAACTTATTGCATTGCACCCTGTCAAAAATCGTGAAGAATCAAGATTGATGGTTGTACACAGAGATACAAAAAAAATAGAACATAAAGTTTTTAACAAAGTAATCGATTATTTTCACGATGGTGATGTGATGATTTTGAATAATACTAAAGTTTTTCCGGCACGGCTTTATGGAACAAAAGAAAAAACCGGTGCAAAAATTGAAGTTTTTCTTCTCAGGGAATTAAACCGTGAATCACGTTTATGGGACGTTTTGGTTGACCCTGCAAGAAAAATCCGAATAGGCAATAAGTTATATTTTGGTGAAGACGACTCGCTGGTGGCAGAAGTTATTGATAATACAACTTCAAGAGGAAGAACTCTCAGATTTTTATTTGACGGCTCACAGGAAGATTTTAAAAATACTATTGAAGAACTTGGTCAGACACCGCTCCCAAAACATATTAAAAGAAAAGTTGAACCCGAAGACAAGGAAAGATATCAGACAGTTTACGCACAGCACGAAGGTGCTGTTGTTGCTCCTACTGCCGGCTTTCATTTCAGTAAACATTTAATAAAAAGATTACAACTTAAAGGTGTTAATTTTGCCGAAATAACTTTGCACGCAGGATTGGGAACATTCAGAAATGTAGATGTTGAAGACCTTTCTAAACATAAAATGGACTCCGAACAAGTTATAATAGATGCAAAAGCAGCTGAAATTGTTAATAAAGCAAAACAACATAAAAAGATTATTTGTGCTATCGGCACAACATCCATGAAAGCAGTAGAATCATCGGTTTCCACAAATGGCACTTTAAATCCATTTAACGGATGGACAAATAAATTTATTTTTCCTCCTTATGAATTCAGTATTGCGAATGCCATGATTACCAACTTTCATTTGCCACAATCCACTTTAATGATGATGGCTTCTGCTTTTGCAGGATTTGATTTTTTGATGCATGTTTACGAAGTCGCTATTAAAGAAAAATACAGATTTTTCACTTATGGTGATGCAATGTTAATTGTATAAAATCATTTTATTTTGCTGAAGAAATTTGTAATTATCACTGCCGGCGGAAAAGGAGAAAGAATGCTTTCTGCCACTCCCAAACAATTTTTACTCATTAAAAATAAACCGATTCTTTATCATGCAATAAATTCATTTTATAAGTATGATAAATCAATAAACATTATTGTAACTCTCCCTAAAGAATACATTTCACATTGGAAAAAACTTTGTGAAAAACATAAAATAAAAATTAAACATACAATTGTAAGTGGAGGTAATACACGTTTTCATTCTGTTAAAAATGCGTTGAATATTATAAAAGATGACAGTATTATTGCAATACACGATGGAGTGCGACCATTTGTTTCGGAAAAGCTTATCAGTAATATTTTCAAAGTTGCCGAAAAAAACGGAAATGCAATTCCCGTTTTGTTACCAAATGAATCAATGCGTGAAAAAATAGGCAATGTAAATGTTGCTGTTGACAGAAAATTTTTTTATTCAGTGCAAACCCCTCAATGTTTTAAATCCGCTATTCTTAAAAAAGCTTACGAACAGAATTTTTCTCCAAGCTTTACCGACGATGCAACTGTTGTTGAACAATTAGGTTTAAAAATTTTTATGGTTGAAGGAGAAAGAGAAAATATTAAAATTACAACTCCTCTGGATTTTGATTTTGCTAAAGTAATTTTTGAAAAAAATAGACGCTGATTTGTTATGGAAATCACTGAAAAATTAAAAGAATACGCCGAGTCATATACAACACCCGAATCGGATGTTTTGAAAAAACTCAACAGGGAAACCAATGCAAAAATCCTTCGTCCGAGAATGCTTTCGGGGCATCTGCAAGGCAAGCTCCTTGAAGCATTCAGCAAAATGCTCAAACCAAAACGCATTCTTGAAATAGGAACATATACAGGATATTCGGCAATATGTCTTGCACAAGGATTAGCCGATGACGGTATTTTATACACAATTGAAAAAAACGAAGAACTGGAATTATTTACAAAATCGTATTTTGACGAAGCAAAGCTTACAAATAAAATTAAATTTCTTATAGGTGATGCAATTGAAATAATTCCAACCATTGATGAAAATTTCGATTTAATTTATATTGATGCCGATAAAGAAAATTACTGCAATTATTTTGATATGGTGATGGAAAAATTAAATCCAGGCGGATACATAATTGCCGACAATGTTCTGTGGGATGGAAAAGTTATTGAAAAACCAAATCCCAATGATACTGAAACAATCGGTATTATTAATTTTAACAATAAAATAAAAAACGATACATGTATAGAACATTTATTATTACCTTTCCGTGACGGACTTATGATTGTTAGAAAATGTAAATAGTTAGTTGAATATACTTGATTGGTTTGTGGTTTGTAGTTAAAAAAAATATATTAAATTGCATTTCTTTTTTATGATTTTTGGAAAATGAGCAATAAAAAAAAGTTTCAAAAAAATATAAAATTTAAAGACAACAAAACCGGCAAACAACAAATAAAACCGAAACAAAATACTTTTGGTTTTAATAAGTTTATTCTTCCGCTTGCTGTTGTTGCTTTAGCAACCTTTTTTTCTTTTTATCCTTCGTTAAAAAATGATTTCACAAACTGGGACGACCCAACTTATCTCTTGGAGAATCCTATGTTCCTGAATATGCACAAAAATTTTAATAATATATTTTCATCTTTTGTTTCGTGCAATTACCATCCTTTGACAATGCTCAGTTTTGCAATAGAATATAAGCTTTGCAATTACGTTTTTAAACCCGAAGTATTTCACACAACAAATGTAATTCTGCATTTGATAAACACATTACTTGTATTCTGGTTTATATTTTTGTTAAGCAATAAAAAAATCGAAGTTGCTTTTATAGTATCGTTGTTTTTCGGTATTCATCCCATGCATGTCGATTCTTTTACATGGATGGCCGAACGAAAAGATGTTTTATATGCTATGTTTTATCTGCTTGCTCTGATTACTTATATAAAATATCTAAAATCAAATGAAAGAAAAATACAAAAACTGCTACCGGTATTTGTTTTCTTTGTTTTATCTGTGCTTGCCAAAGCTGTTGCAGTTACGTTGCCTGTTTTGATGTTCTTGTTGGATTATTATTATCAGAGAAAATTAACTAAAAAACTGATTTTTGAAAAAATTCCTTTTCTTATTTTTTCAGGAATAATGGGAGTTATAGCGGTAAAGGCACAATCAACTGAGGCAATCGCTAAATTCGAAGTTTTTACTTTATTGCAACGATTCGAATTTGCTTCTTACGGATTTTTTGCATATATATATAAATTCTTCATTCCCGTTAAACTTTCTGCTTTTTATCCTTATCCTGCAATTGTAAATGACAGGTTACCTCTGATTTATAATGTTTCATTAGGAGCAATGCCGATATTGATATTTTTGATTTATTTATCATTAAAAAAAACTAAAATAATTGTTTTCGGATTTTTATTTTATTTCATAACAATTGCTCTTGTGCTTCAGTTTGTTTCCGTGGGTGCTGCAATTACAGCCGACAGATATGCTTATATACCATACATAGGATTGCTTTTTATGCTCGCAATGGGTTATAGCCGGATACATAATAATCCTTTTCCGTTGTTTCGGAATTTTAAATACATATTAATTATTTTGCTTTTTGGTTCGGCATGTATTTTTTCGTATCTCACATACCAGCGGACAAAAATCTGGGAAAGCAC
The genomic region above belongs to Bacteroidales bacterium and contains:
- a CDS encoding polysaccharide biosynthesis C-terminal domain-containing protein produces the protein MSQLQKLAGQTAIYGLSSIVGRLLNYLLVPIHTRVFVTSDFGTISEMYAYVAFLIVILTYGMETTFFRFTIDNDKKSVYSTSLISLFFTSFFFVAVSTIFAQPIASAIRYPNNSEYIIYFALIISLDALSSVPFAKLRQENKAKKFVIVKVVGIGVNIFFNLFFLLLCPYLYKHNIMPDFVNLVFKGKVGVGYVFIANLISSIATIIILLPEMLRINFKFDFSLWKKMMPYALPLLIVGLAGNVNETMDRILLKYLLPRNISMHELGIYGACYKISIMMTIFIQAFRFAAEPFFFSNSQKENAKNLYADVMKYFVIICSFIFLVITLYIDIVKYFIGEDYFSGLKIVPILLLANMFLGIYFNLSIWYKLTDKTQFGSYLSIFGAAITLVLNFIFIPVYGYMASAWATFLCYFSMMVISYFIGQKYYKIPYNLIKIIGYLLFAVLVYGVSYFISEYFKPNVLSLKLIVNTLLLGVFIIVVFMFERKMKSVVSSQ
- a CDS encoding S-adenosylmethionine:tRNA ribosyltransferase-isomerase; the protein is MLLAENLNIKDFSYTLPLERIAQFPLKERDDSKLLVFKDNKISENIFKNISKYLPENSLMIFNDTKVIQARIFLKKPSGAKIEIFCLEPQDEYNIAFEKKGNCKWKCFIGNASKWKTGLLFNKIKHDNKEICLSANQLYCEKDFFIVEFCWQPENLSFAEIIDMFGQTPLPPYIKRFSDDTDKNKYQTIYAKEKGSVAAPTAGLHFTKNVIEEIKKKKINFSNITLHVGAGTFKPVKSSIENHKMHTEFFFISKEFLITLINNKYKNIISVGTTTLRTLESLYFMGVKLKVDKDFRDNEILFLEQWEAYQDNYNIGISFEESLNYLLEYLKNKNKTILSARTSLIIIPGYKFKTANYLITNFHMPQSTLLLLVAAFIGDKWENVYIYALKNNFRFLSYGDSCVFQRFF
- the queA gene encoding tRNA preQ1(34) S-adenosylmethionine ribosyltransferase-isomerase QueA; this encodes MKLSDFRYHLPSELIALHPVKNREESRLMVVHRDTKKIEHKVFNKVIDYFHDGDVMILNNTKVFPARLYGTKEKTGAKIEVFLLRELNRESRLWDVLVDPARKIRIGNKLYFGEDDSLVAEVIDNTTSRGRTLRFLFDGSQEDFKNTIEELGQTPLPKHIKRKVEPEDKERYQTVYAQHEGAVVAPTAGFHFSKHLIKRLQLKGVNFAEITLHAGLGTFRNVDVEDLSKHKMDSEQVIIDAKAAEIVNKAKQHKKIICAIGTTSMKAVESSVSTNGTLNPFNGWTNKFIFPPYEFSIANAMITNFHLPQSTLMMMASAFAGFDFLMHVYEVAIKEKYRFFTYGDAMLIV
- a CDS encoding 2-C-methyl-D-erythritol 4-phosphate cytidylyltransferase, whose amino-acid sequence is MLKKFVIITAGGKGERMLSATPKQFLLIKNKPILYHAINSFYKYDKSINIIVTLPKEYISHWKKLCEKHKIKIKHTIVSGGNTRFHSVKNALNIIKDDSIIAIHDGVRPFVSEKLISNIFKVAEKNGNAIPVLLPNESMREKIGNVNVAVDRKFFYSVQTPQCFKSAILKKAYEQNFSPSFTDDATVVEQLGLKIFMVEGERENIKITTPLDFDFAKVIFEKNRR
- a CDS encoding O-methyltransferase yields the protein MEITEKLKEYAESYTTPESDVLKKLNRETNAKILRPRMLSGHLQGKLLEAFSKMLKPKRILEIGTYTGYSAICLAQGLADDGILYTIEKNEELELFTKSYFDEAKLTNKIKFLIGDAIEIIPTIDENFDLIYIDADKENYCNYFDMVMEKLNPGGYIIADNVLWDGKVIEKPNPNDTETIGIINFNNKIKNDTCIEHLLLPFRDGLMIVRKCK
- a CDS encoding tetratricopeptide repeat protein; amino-acid sequence: MSNKKKFQKNIKFKDNKTGKQQIKPKQNTFGFNKFILPLAVVALATFFSFYPSLKNDFTNWDDPTYLLENPMFLNMHKNFNNIFSSFVSCNYHPLTMLSFAIEYKLCNYVFKPEVFHTTNVILHLINTLLVFWFIFLLSNKKIEVAFIVSLFFGIHPMHVDSFTWMAERKDVLYAMFYLLALITYIKYLKSNERKIQKLLPVFVFFVLSVLAKAVAVTLPVLMFLLDYYYQRKLTKKLIFEKIPFLIFSGIMGVIAVKAQSTEAIAKFEVFTLLQRFEFASYGFFAYIYKFFIPVKLSAFYPYPAIVNDRLPLIYNVSLGAMPILIFLIYLSLKKTKIIVFGFLFYFITIALVLQFVSVGAAITADRYAYIPYIGLLFMLAMGYSRIHNNPFPLFRNFKYILIILLFGSACIFSYLTYQRTKIWESTDTLWTDVLNKYWHIEVAHKNRGNYYAQKGMYEKAFIDYNALDSMNSKDAKVYSNRGNIFGLQGKWAQSLADYSKSIQLDKNNSDAYLNRAITYSMMKEYKKALEDYNIAIKFIPNAVKLYQNRAFTYLSLGENKKAIDDYSYCISQLPNDTNTYFFRGVAYFNMKNYKEALKDNNEAIRLKPNYFNAIYNRSVIYKSMGKYKEAMEDAKRAKELGYPVSESYMNELAAKVKIKI